A genomic stretch from Desulfotignum balticum DSM 7044 includes:
- a CDS encoding DMT family transporter encodes MKPDTSTIDIRAMALLIILCASWGLNQVAIKAAVADIPPVLQAGIRSMGATCLMLVWMTIKKKSLLEKDGTLLCGLICGLLFSAEFVLIYWGLEFTNASRSTIFLNTSPFVVALGAHLFIRAEYLSRIQIIGMVLAFAGILVAFHESLNLPDPGMIKGDVMLMGAAVFWGATTVVIKASPLAKVYPGKVLLYQLGVSAVILPVASIFLGEPPVQTLTPLVISSLIYQTVWVAFFTYVTWFWLIRTYPVSRLAPFTFLTPLFGVLAGSWLLGETVTIYLLCALAMVGAGIYLVNRR; translated from the coding sequence ATGAAACCGGATACATCCACCATCGATATCAGGGCCATGGCCCTGCTGATCATTTTGTGCGCCTCCTGGGGATTGAACCAGGTGGCCATTAAAGCGGCCGTTGCCGACATACCGCCCGTGCTCCAGGCCGGCATCCGATCCATGGGCGCCACCTGCCTGATGCTGGTATGGATGACCATCAAAAAAAAATCTTTGCTGGAAAAAGATGGCACCCTGCTGTGCGGACTCATCTGCGGATTGCTGTTCTCAGCTGAATTTGTTCTGATCTATTGGGGGCTTGAGTTCACCAATGCCTCCCGATCCACCATTTTTTTGAATACATCCCCGTTTGTGGTGGCCTTGGGCGCCCATTTGTTCATCCGGGCAGAATACCTGTCCCGAATCCAGATCATCGGAATGGTGCTGGCATTTGCCGGCATTCTGGTGGCGTTTCATGAATCCCTGAATCTGCCCGACCCGGGGATGATCAAAGGAGATGTCATGCTGATGGGGGCGGCCGTGTTCTGGGGAGCCACCACCGTGGTGATCAAGGCAAGCCCGCTGGCAAAGGTTTATCCGGGCAAAGTACTGCTGTATCAGCTCGGTGTATCTGCGGTTATTCTGCCGGTTGCGTCCATATTTCTGGGCGAACCGCCGGTTCAGACCCTGACCCCTCTGGTGATCTCAAGCCTGATCTATCAGACTGTCTGGGTGGCGTTTTTCACCTATGTGACCTGGTTCTGGCTGATCCGCACCTATCCGGTCTCCCGGCTGGCGCCGTTCACGTTTCTGACACCGCTGTTCGGTGTCCTGGCAGGGTCATGGCTTTTGGGGGAAACCGTGACGATTTATCTTTTGTGCGCCCTGGCCATGGTGGGCGCAGGCATTTACCTGGTCAACCGCAGATAA
- the argC gene encoding N-acetyl-gamma-glutamyl-phosphate reductase has protein sequence MAFKVFVDGREGTTGLQIIDYLSSRKDIELLEIDADLRKDPRERQKLINQSDVTFLCLPDAASRESASLVTNADTCIIDASTAFRTHPDWVYGLPEIAPEQRDLLKKSKKIANPGCHATAFVLGVHPLIKAGIMPPDYPACCYSITGYSGGGKKLITAYEQLHTPSLDSPRHYALGLVHKHLPEMTVRTGLTAAPVFTPVVADFYKGLAVTTFVHTRLLTKKVTPADIRQLLARYYQDEPFIRVFPFDDANNLDNGFFDVQGCNNTNRADIFVFGNPEQMAVITRIDNLGKGASGAAVQCMNIHLGLDEATGLV, from the coding sequence ATGGCTTTTAAGGTGTTTGTCGACGGCCGGGAAGGAACCACGGGATTGCAGATCATCGATTATCTGTCATCGCGCAAAGATATTGAACTGCTTGAAATCGATGCTGATCTTCGCAAAGACCCCCGGGAAAGACAAAAATTAATCAACCAGTCGGATGTGACATTTCTATGCCTGCCGGATGCGGCTTCCAGAGAATCGGCGTCTTTGGTCACAAATGCAGACACCTGCATCATCGACGCCAGCACGGCATTCAGAACCCACCCGGACTGGGTGTATGGACTGCCGGAAATCGCGCCTGAACAGCGGGATCTTTTGAAAAAATCCAAAAAAATCGCCAACCCGGGATGCCATGCCACCGCGTTTGTGCTGGGGGTGCATCCCTTGATCAAAGCCGGCATCATGCCACCGGACTACCCGGCCTGCTGCTACTCCATCACGGGTTACAGCGGTGGGGGCAAAAAGCTGATCACGGCCTATGAACAACTTCATACCCCTTCTTTGGACAGCCCGCGGCACTATGCCCTGGGCCTGGTTCACAAGCATCTGCCGGAAATGACGGTGAGAACCGGACTGACTGCGGCACCTGTCTTCACGCCCGTGGTGGCTGATTTTTACAAAGGCCTGGCCGTGACCACGTTTGTTCACACGCGCCTTTTGACAAAAAAAGTGACCCCGGCAGACATCCGGCAACTGCTTGCCCGATATTACCAGGATGAGCCGTTTATCCGGGTGTTTCCCTTTGACGATGCCAATAATCTGGACAATGGATTTTTTGATGTGCAAGGGTGCAACAATACCAACCGGGCCGATATATTCGTGTTCGGCAATCCTGAGCAGATGGCGGTGATCACCCGCATTGACAACCTGGGCAAAGGGGCTTCCGGTGCCGCCGTCCAGTGCATGAACATCCATTTGGGCCTGGATGAAGCCACGGGGCTGGTATAG